The Amycolatopsis umgeniensis DNA segment TTCGGGCACGCGGACCCTCGCCGTCGGGCTCCAGGAGTACTCCACCCAGGTCCAGGTGTACTGGAACCAGGTCATGGCCGCCTCCCTGATCGTGTCCGTCCCGGTCGTCGCCGGATTCCTGCTGCTCCAGCGCTATCTCGTCGCCGGGCTCACCGCCGGCGCCGTCAAATGACTCGCATCGCCGAAGAGAGGTCTGCCTTGAATCTGCACCTGCCCGCCGATTTCCTGTGGGGTGCGGCCACCGCCTCGTACCAGGTCGAGGGCGCCGTCGACGTCGACGGCCGCCTCCCGTCCATCTGGGACGACTTCGTCCGGGTCCCGGGTGCCGTCGTGAACGGCGACACCGCCGACGTCGCTTGCGATCACTACCGGCGCTGGCCGGAGGATCTGGACATCATGAAGCGGCTGGGTCTCGACGCCTACCGCTTCTCTGTCGCGTGGCCGCGGGTGATCCCCACCGGACGAGGCGAGGTGAACGCGGCGGGCCTGGACTTCTACGACCGGCTTGTCGACGCACTGCTCGAAGCCGGAATCCGGCCGTTTGCCACGCTGTTCCACTGGGACCTGCCCTCGGCGCTGAAGGGTGGGTGGCCGGAACGCGACACGGCTTATGCCTACGCCGAGTACGCGGCCGTCGTCGCGGCCCGGCTCGGTGACCGGGTCAAGGACTGGAACACCGTCAACGAGCCGCTGTGCTCCGCCTGGCTCGGCTACCTCGAAGGGCGCTTCGCCCCCGGGATCAAGGACCTCAAGCAGGCCATCCACGCCTCCCACCACCTCCTGCTCGCGCACGGCCTCGGGGTGCAGGCGATCACCGCGAACGCCGCCGAGCCCGCCAACGTCGGCCTGGTGGTCAACCTCAGCGGCATCGAGCCCGCTTCGGACTCCACCGAGGACGTCGAGGCCGCGGCCCGGATGGACGGTCACGTCAACCGCTGGTGGCTCGACCCGTCGAACGGACGCGGCTACCCGGCGGACATGATCGAGGTCTACGGCGTCGAGCCTCCCGTGATCGGGGACGACCTCGAGGTGATCTCCACCCCTGTCGGCTATCACGGCCTGAACTACTACTTCCGCCAGATCGTCGAGGACGACCCGAACGGCCCCGCGCCCCGTGCCCGGCAGGTGCCCGTCGAGGGCGCCGCCACCACCGCGATGGGCTGGGAGATCCACGGGCAGGGGCTGGCGGATCTGATCCACCGGCTCGCCAACGAGTACGGCGCCCGCGCCATCTACGTGACCGAGAGCGGAGCCGCCTTCGACGACAAGGTCGCCGAGGACGGTTCCATCGACGACGCCGACCGCATCGCCTACCTGGAAGAACACCTGGGCGCGGTGGCCGGGGCCGCCGAAGCCGGCGCTCCGGTGAAGGGCTACTTCGCGTGGTCGTTGCTCGACAACTTCGAATGGGACAGCGGGCTGAGCAAACGGTTCGGGCTCGTCCGGGTCGACTACGACACGCAGGTCCGGACGGTCAAGGCGAG contains these protein-coding regions:
- a CDS encoding GH1 family beta-glucosidase — translated: MNLHLPADFLWGAATASYQVEGAVDVDGRLPSIWDDFVRVPGAVVNGDTADVACDHYRRWPEDLDIMKRLGLDAYRFSVAWPRVIPTGRGEVNAAGLDFYDRLVDALLEAGIRPFATLFHWDLPSALKGGWPERDTAYAYAEYAAVVAARLGDRVKDWNTVNEPLCSAWLGYLEGRFAPGIKDLKQAIHASHHLLLAHGLGVQAITANAAEPANVGLVVNLSGIEPASDSTEDVEAAARMDGHVNRWWLDPSNGRGYPADMIEVYGVEPPVIGDDLEVISTPVGYHGLNYYFRQIVEDDPNGPAPRARQVPVEGAATTAMGWEIHGQGLADLIHRLANEYGARAIYVTESGAAFDDKVAEDGSIDDADRIAYLEEHLGAVAGAAEAGAPVKGYFAWSLLDNFEWDSGLSKRFGLVRVDYDTQVRTVKASGHRYAEIIAEHRNR